Proteins encoded together in one Camelina sativa cultivar DH55 chromosome 9, Cs, whole genome shotgun sequence window:
- the LOC104712949 gene encoding abietadienol/abietadienal oxidase, with the protein MAEFSGESYWLLSASASTTFLAFIIIFFLAGIARRKRREPHTLPPGSRGWPLIGDTFAWLNAVSGSHPSSFVEQQIKKYGRIFSCSLFGKWAVVSADPAFNRFIMQNEGKLFQSSYPKSFRDLVGKDGVITVHGDQQRRLHSIASSMMRHDQLKTHFLEDIPVVMLQTLSNCKDGEVVLLQDICRKVAIHLMVNQLLGVSSESEVNEMSQLFSDFVDGCLSVPIDLPGFTYHKAMKARKEIIRKINKTIEKRLQNKATSDTAGNGVLGRLLEEESLPNESMADFIINLLFAGNETTAKTMLFAVYFLTHCPKAMTQLLEEHDRLAGGTLTWQDYKTMDFTQCVIDETLRLGGIAIWLMREAKEDVSYQDYVIPKGCFVVPFLSAVHLDESYYKESLSFNPWRWLDPETQQKRNWRTSPFYCPFGGGTRFCPGAELARLQIALFLHYFITTYRWTQLKEDRISFFPSARLVNGFKIQLNRRDNAPQNQ; encoded by the exons atggcGGAATTTTCAGGAGAATCCTATTGGCTTCTCTCTGCTTCTGCGTCAACCACATTTCTtgccttcatcatcatcttcttcctcgcgGGAATAgcgagaagaaagagaagagagccTCACACGCTGCCTCCGGGAAGCAGAGGATGGCCTTTAATCGGAGACACCTTCGCTTGGCTCAACGCCGTCTCCGGTTCTCATCCTTCCAGCTTCGTCGAGCAACAAATCAAAAA GTATGGGAGGATATTTTCGTGTAGCTTGTTTGGGAAATGGGCAGTGGTTTCAGCAGACCCTGCGTTTAACCGGTTCATAATGCAGAACGAAGGCAAGCTGTTTCAGTCGAGTTATCCAAAGTCTTTCAGGGATTTGGTTGGGAAAGATGGAGTGATCACGGTGCATGGTGATCAGCAGAGACGGCTTCACTCAATTGCATCGAGCATGATGCGTCATGACCAGCTCAAGACTCATTTTCTTGAGGATATTCCCGTGGTGATGCTTCAGACATTGAGTAATTGCAAGGACGGTGAAGTCGTGCTTCTCCAAGATATCTGCAGAAAG GTTGCGATTCATCTTATGGTTAACCAACTTCTTGGTGTGTCGAGCGAATCAGAAGTCAATGAAATGTCTCAGCTTTTCTCTGATTTCGTTGATGGATGTCTCTCTGTTCCTATCGACTTGCCTGGTTTCACATACCACAAAGCAATGAAG GCACGAAAGGAGATCATAAGAAAGATAAACAAGACAATAGAGAAGCGGCTGCAGAACAAAGCAACATCAGATACTGCTGGTAATGGTGTACTTGGAAGATTGCTTGAAGAAGAAAGCTTACCAAACGAATCCATGGCAGATTTCATCATCAATCTTCTGTTTGCCGGAAATGAAACCACCGCGAAAACAATGCTGTTTGCAGTTTACTTCCTCACTCATTGTCCTAAAGCCATGACCCAACTCCTG GAGGAACACGATAGGCTCGCTGGTGGAACGCTAACATGGCAAGATTACAAGACAATGGACTTCACTCAATGC GTAATAGATGAGACACTCAGACTTGGAGGAATTGCAATCTGGCTAATGAGAGAGGCGAAAGAAGATGTCTCATACCAAG ATTATGTTATTCCCAAGGGATGCTTCGTTGTTCCGTTTCTGTCTGCAGTACACTTAGACGAGAGCTATTACAAGGAAAGTCTCTCCTTCAATCCATGGAGATGGCTTGACCCTGAAACTCAG CAAAAGAGGAACTGGAGAACGAGCCCTTTCTATTGCCCATTTGGTGGAGGAACTAGGTTTTGTCCAGGTGCAGAACTGGCTCGCCTTCAAATCGCCCTCTTTCTGCATTACTTCATCACCACATACAG GTGGACACAACTTAAGGAAGATCGTATCTCCTTCTTCCCTTCAGCTCGTCTAGTGAATGGCTTCAAAATCCAGTTGAACAGACGGGACAATGCTCCTCAGAATCAATAA
- the LOC104712948 gene encoding uncharacterized protein LOC104712948 isoform X3, which yields MQEVAGERGGYLHGRGALDSDDLLYLKEQMEAEEDAERLLKRTEKRAFAAFKKAATQADSSPASVPLPLRVEPKPKSGIRQQDLLKKVLEVKPKRPRVSTASSPSLSPPVRSNKGPTVQGDKQKEEAKTVLKKPDRPEEQPGTNRNDGKATESNGQGQNALKGLLGLAYESSDEED from the exons ATGCAAGAGGTTGCTGGTGAACGTGGAGGATATCTTCATGGACGAGGCG CTTTAGACAGCGACGATTTACTTTATCTGAAAGAACAGATGGAAGCAGAGGAGGATGCTGAACGCCTTCTGAAACGAACTGAGAAACGGGCTTTTGCTGCCTTTAAA AAAGCTGCAACGCAAGCTGATTCATCTCCAGCATCTGTTCCCTTGCCCCTTCGTGTTGAGCCCAAACCAAAGAGTGGTATCAG GCAGCAAGATTTGCTGAAAAAAGTTCTTGAGGTTAAACCTAAACGTCCAAGAGTCTCGACAGCGTCAAGCCCAAGCTTATCTCCCCCTGTAAGAAGTAATAAAGGTCCAACGGTTCAGGGAGATAAGCAGAAAGAAGAAGCCAAGACAGTGTTGAAGAAACCGGACAGACCAGAGGAGCAACCTGGCACAAACAGAAATGACGGTAAAGCAACCGAAAGCAATGGGCAAGGTCAAAATGCTTTGAAAGGCTTGTTGGGGTTAGCGTATGagagttcagatgaagaagactgA
- the LOC104712948 gene encoding uncharacterized protein LOC104712948 isoform X4 produces MQEVAGERGGYLHGRGDSDDLLYLKEQMEAEEDAERLLKRTEKRAFAAFKKAATQADSSPASVPLPLRVEPKPKSGIRQQDLLKKVLEVKPKRPRVSTASSPSLSPPVRSNKGPTVQGDKQKEEAKTVLKKPDRPEEQPGTNRNDGKATESNGQGQNALKGLLGLAYESSDEED; encoded by the exons ATGCAAGAGGTTGCTGGTGAACGTGGAGGATATCTTCATGGACGAGGCG ACAGCGACGATTTACTTTATCTGAAAGAACAGATGGAAGCAGAGGAGGATGCTGAACGCCTTCTGAAACGAACTGAGAAACGGGCTTTTGCTGCCTTTAAA AAAGCTGCAACGCAAGCTGATTCATCTCCAGCATCTGTTCCCTTGCCCCTTCGTGTTGAGCCCAAACCAAAGAGTGGTATCAG GCAGCAAGATTTGCTGAAAAAAGTTCTTGAGGTTAAACCTAAACGTCCAAGAGTCTCGACAGCGTCAAGCCCAAGCTTATCTCCCCCTGTAAGAAGTAATAAAGGTCCAACGGTTCAGGGAGATAAGCAGAAAGAAGAAGCCAAGACAGTGTTGAAGAAACCGGACAGACCAGAGGAGCAACCTGGCACAAACAGAAATGACGGTAAAGCAACCGAAAGCAATGGGCAAGGTCAAAATGCTTTGAAAGGCTTGTTGGGGTTAGCGTATGagagttcagatgaagaagactgA
- the LOC104712948 gene encoding uncharacterized protein LOC104712948 isoform X2 — protein sequence MAGREVREYTNLSDPKDKKLGKGKIDDEDVTFQRMVAKMQEVAGERGGYLHGRGDSDDLLYLKEQMEAEEDAERLLKRTEKRAFAAFKKAATQADSSPASVPLPLRVEPKPKSGIRQQDLLKKVLEVKPKRPRVSTASSPSLSPPVRSNKGPTVQGDKQKEEAKTVLKKPDRPEEQPGTNRNDGKATESNGQGQNALKGLLGLAYESSDEED from the exons ATGGCAGGGAGAGAAGTTCGAGAATACACAAATCTGTCTGACCCTAAAG ATAAGAAATTAGGGAAGGGtaagattgatgatgaagacgTCACATTCCAACGGATGGTTGCAAAG ATGCAAGAGGTTGCTGGTGAACGTGGAGGATATCTTCATGGACGAGGCG ACAGCGACGATTTACTTTATCTGAAAGAACAGATGGAAGCAGAGGAGGATGCTGAACGCCTTCTGAAACGAACTGAGAAACGGGCTTTTGCTGCCTTTAAA AAAGCTGCAACGCAAGCTGATTCATCTCCAGCATCTGTTCCCTTGCCCCTTCGTGTTGAGCCCAAACCAAAGAGTGGTATCAG GCAGCAAGATTTGCTGAAAAAAGTTCTTGAGGTTAAACCTAAACGTCCAAGAGTCTCGACAGCGTCAAGCCCAAGCTTATCTCCCCCTGTAAGAAGTAATAAAGGTCCAACGGTTCAGGGAGATAAGCAGAAAGAAGAAGCCAAGACAGTGTTGAAGAAACCGGACAGACCAGAGGAGCAACCTGGCACAAACAGAAATGACGGTAAAGCAACCGAAAGCAATGGGCAAGGTCAAAATGCTTTGAAAGGCTTGTTGGGGTTAGCGTATGagagttcagatgaagaagactgA
- the LOC104712948 gene encoding uncharacterized protein LOC104712948 isoform X1 — MAGREVREYTNLSDPKDKKLGKGKIDDEDVTFQRMVAKMQEVAGERGGYLHGRGALDSDDLLYLKEQMEAEEDAERLLKRTEKRAFAAFKKAATQADSSPASVPLPLRVEPKPKSGIRQQDLLKKVLEVKPKRPRVSTASSPSLSPPVRSNKGPTVQGDKQKEEAKTVLKKPDRPEEQPGTNRNDGKATESNGQGQNALKGLLGLAYESSDEED; from the exons ATGGCAGGGAGAGAAGTTCGAGAATACACAAATCTGTCTGACCCTAAAG ATAAGAAATTAGGGAAGGGtaagattgatgatgaagacgTCACATTCCAACGGATGGTTGCAAAG ATGCAAGAGGTTGCTGGTGAACGTGGAGGATATCTTCATGGACGAGGCG CTTTAGACAGCGACGATTTACTTTATCTGAAAGAACAGATGGAAGCAGAGGAGGATGCTGAACGCCTTCTGAAACGAACTGAGAAACGGGCTTTTGCTGCCTTTAAA AAAGCTGCAACGCAAGCTGATTCATCTCCAGCATCTGTTCCCTTGCCCCTTCGTGTTGAGCCCAAACCAAAGAGTGGTATCAG GCAGCAAGATTTGCTGAAAAAAGTTCTTGAGGTTAAACCTAAACGTCCAAGAGTCTCGACAGCGTCAAGCCCAAGCTTATCTCCCCCTGTAAGAAGTAATAAAGGTCCAACGGTTCAGGGAGATAAGCAGAAAGAAGAAGCCAAGACAGTGTTGAAGAAACCGGACAGACCAGAGGAGCAACCTGGCACAAACAGAAATGACGGTAAAGCAACCGAAAGCAATGGGCAAGGTCAAAATGCTTTGAAAGGCTTGTTGGGGTTAGCGTATGagagttcagatgaagaagactgA
- the LOC104712950 gene encoding homeobox-leucine zipper protein HDG11: MSFVVGVGGSGSGSGGDGGGSQHHDGSETDRKKKRYHRHTAQQIQRLESSFKECPHPDEKQRNQLSRELGLAPRQIKFWFQNRRTQLKAQHERADNSALKAENDKIRCENIAIREALKHAICPNCGGPPVSEDPYFDEQKLRIENAHLREELERMSTIASKYMGRPISQLSTLHPMHISPLDLSMTSLTGCGPCGHGPSLDFDLLPGSSMSVSGHNNLQSQPNLAISDMDKPLMTGIALTAMEELLRLLHTNEPLWTKTDGSRDILNLGSYENIFPRSSNRGKNHNFRVEASRSSGIVFMNAMALVDMFMDCVKCAELFPSIIAASKTLAVISSRMGGTHEGALHLLYEEMEVLSPLVATREICELRYCQQIEQGSWVVVNVSYDLPQFVSHSQSFRFPSGCLIQDMPNGYSKVTWVEHIETEEKEPIHELYREMIHDGIAFGAERWLTTLQRMCERFASLSVPASSSRDLGGVIPSPEGKRSMMRLAQRMISNYCLSVSRSNNTRSTVVSELNEVGVRVTAHKSPEPNGTVLCAATTFWLPNSPQNVFNFLKDERTRPQWDVLSNGNSVQEVAHISNGSHPGNCISVLRASNASQSNNMLILQESSTDSSGALVVYSPVDLSALNIAMSGEDPSYIPLLSSGFAISPDGNGSTSEQGGGASTSSGRSSSSNSSGSLITVGFQIMVSNLPSAKLNMESVETVNNLIGTTVHQIKTALSGPTASTTA, translated from the exons atgagTTTTGTCGTCGGCGTCGGCGGAAGTGGGAGTGGAAGCGGCGGTGACGGTGGTGGTAGCCAACATCACGACGGCTCTGAAACTGATAGGAAGAAGAAACGTTATCATCGTCATACCGCTCAACAGATTCAACGCCTTGAATC GAGTTTTAAGGAGTGTCCTCATCCTGATGAGAAGCAGAGGAATCAACTTAGCAGAGAATTGGGTTTAGCTCCTAGACAAATCAAGTTCTGGTTTCAGAACAGAAGAACTCAGCTTAag GCGCAACATGAGAGAGCAGATAACAGTGCACTAAAGGCAGAGAATGATAAGATTCGTTGCGAAAACATAGCCATTAGAGAAGCTCTCAAGCATGCTATATGCCCTAACTGTGGTGGTCCTCCTGTTAGTGAAGATCCTTACTTTGATGAACAAAAGCTTCGGATTGAAAATGCACATCTTAGAGAAGAG CTTGAAAGAATGTCCACCATTGCATCAAAGTACATGGGACGACCTATATCCCAACTCTCAACATTACATCCAATGCACATCTCACCGTTGGATTTGTCAATGACTAGTTTAACTGGTTGTGGACCTTGTGGTCATGGTCCTTCTTTGGATTTTGATCTTCTTCCAGGAAGTTCTATGTCTGTTAGTGGTCATAATAATCTGCAGTCACAGCCTAACTTGGCTATATCAGACATGGATAAGCCTCTTATGACCGGCATTGCTTTGACTGCAATGGAAGAACTGCTCAGGCTACTTCACACTAATGAACCTCTGTGGACAAAAACAGATGGTTCCAGAGACATTCTTAATCTTGGAAGCTATGAGAACATTTTTCCAAGATCAAGTAACAGAGGGAAGAACCATAACTTTCGAGTCGAGGCATCTAGGTCTTCTGGAATTGTTTTCATGAATGCTATGGCACTTGTCGACATGTTCATGGATTGT GTCAAGTGTGCAGAACTCTTTCCCTCAATCATTGCAGCTTCTAAAACACTTGCAGTGATCTCTTCAAGGATGGGAGGTACCCATGAGGGTGCATTACATTTG TTGTATGAAGAAATGGAAGTGCTTTCGCCATTGGTAGCAACACGTGAAATCTGTGAGCTACGGTATTGTCAGCAGATTGAACAAGGAAGCTGGGTCGTTGTAAATGTCTCATATGATCTTCCTCAGTTTGTTTCTCACTCTCAGTCCTTTAGATTTCCATCTGGATGCTTGATTCAGGACATGCCTAATGGATACTCCAAG GTCACTTGGGTTGAACATATTGAAaccgaagaaaaagaaccaaTTCATGAGCTATACAGAGAGATGATTCATGATGGGATTGCGTTTGGAGCTGAACGTTGGCTTACTACTCTCCAGAGAATGTGTGAAAGATTCGCTTCTTTATCAGTACCAGCATCTTCATCCCGTGATCTCGGTGGAG TGATTCCATCGCCGGAAGGGAAGAGAAGCATGATGAGACTTGCTCAGCGAATGATTAGCAACTACTGTTTAAGTGTAAGCAGATCCAACAACACACGCTCAACCGTTGTTTCTGAACTGAACGAAGTTGGAGTCCGTGTGACTGCACATAAGAGCCCTGAACCAAATGGCACAGTCCTCTGTGCAGCCACTACCTTCTGGCTTCCCAATTCTCCTCAAAATGTCTTCAATTTCCTCAAAGATGAAAGAACCCGTCCTCAG TGGGATGTTCTTTCAAATGGTAACTCGGTGCAAGAAGTTGCTCACATCTCAAACGGATCACATCCTGGAAACTGCATATCGGTGCTACGC GCATCCAATGCATCACAAAGCAACAACATGCTAATTCTACAAGAAAGCTCAACAGACTCATCAGGAGCACTTGTGGTCTACAGTCCAGTGGATTTATCAGCGTTAAACATAGCAATGAGTGGTGAAGATCCTTCTTACATTCCCCTCTTGTCCTCAGGTTTTGCAATCTCACCAGATGGAAATGGCTCGACGTCTGAGCAAGGAGGAGGAGCGTCGACGAGCTCAGGacggtcatcatcatcaaattcaagCGGTTCGTTGATAACAGTAGGGTTTCAGATAATGGTAAGCAACTTACCGTCGGCAAAACTGAATATGGAGTCGGTGGAAACGGTTAATAACCTCATTGGAACTACTGTCCACCAAATTAAAACGGCCTTGAGCGGTCCTACAGCTTCAACTACAGCTTGa